One region of Gossypium raimondii isolate GPD5lz chromosome 6, ASM2569854v1, whole genome shotgun sequence genomic DNA includes:
- the LOC105771594 gene encoding ethylene-responsive transcription factor ERF014, with protein sequence MVKTEHKIQPHQSKQMASSSSSSPPPSSLCKKKYKGVRMRSWGSWVSEIRAPNQKTRIWLGSYSTPEAAARAYDAALLCLKGSSANLNFPLTSSHYVPDTIMSPKSIQRVAAAAANSFVDDNPAAAATPPISPPLAPSTPSTTSSPSNQVDDDVFFIQALVDEPVSMMEPWYCFDSLQMQSPKFGDQVFNVTPFDPPSMTTIDDLYEEAGDIRLWSFC encoded by the coding sequence ATGGTGAAGACTGAGCACAAGATCCAACCACATCAGTCAAAGCAAAtggcatcatcatcatcatcatcaccaccaCCATCATCATTATGCAAAAAGAAGTACAAGGGTGTAAGAATGAGGAGCTGGGGTTCATGGGTGTCAGAGATTAGGGCTCCAAATCAGAAAACAAGGATTTGGTTAGGATCGTATTCAACACCAGAAGCAGCTGCTAGAGCCTATGATGCTGCACTTTTATGCCTCAAAGGTTCCTCAGCAAATCTCAACTTCCCACTTACATCCTCCCATTACGTTCCCGATACCATCATGTCTCCCAAGTCAATCCAAAGGGTCGCTGCAGCTGCTGCGAATAGCTTTGTTGATGACAATCCCGCCGCCGCTGCCACCCCGCCAATATCTCCACCACTTGCGCCCTCCACACCCTCCACCACTTCCTCACCATCTAATCAAGTCGATGATGATGTGTTCTTTATACAAGCTCTTGTGGACGAGCCTGTTTCTATGATGGAACCATGGTACTGTTTTGACAGCCTGCAAATGCAATCTCCCAAGTTCGGTGATCAGGTTTTTAATGTAACCCCATTTGATCCACCGTCCATGACAACGATCGATGATCTTTATGAGGAAGCTGGCGATATTCGTCTATGGAGTTtttgctaa